In Equus quagga isolate Etosha38 chromosome 14, UCLA_HA_Equagga_1.0, whole genome shotgun sequence, one DNA window encodes the following:
- the IER2 gene encoding immediate early response gene 2 protein, which produces MEVQKEAQRIMTLSVWKMYHSRMQRGGLRLHRSLQLSLVMRSAREVYLSAKVDAHESEPPLPPAPSPEPRLHPPREAHAAAEAAAPDGAQPFPEPMDTQEAPRAEENPARCAPRPAKVSRKRRSSSLSDSGDAGLVPSKKARLEEAAAEEGLSSELRDRLQPPPAQAEGAFPNLARVLQRRFSGLLNCTPAAPPTAPPACEAKPACRPADSMLNVLVRAVVAF; this is translated from the coding sequence ATGGAGGTGCAGAAGGAGGCGCAGCGCATCATGACCCTGTCGGTGTGGAAGATGTACCACTCGCGCATGCAGCGCGGCGGCCTGCGGCTACACCGGAGTCTGCAGCTGTCGCTGGTCATGCGCAGCGCCCGGGAGGTCTACCTCTCGGCCAAGGTGGACGCCCACGAGTCCGAGCCGCCCCTgccgcccgccccctcccctgagCCTCGCCTGCACCCCCCGCGGGAAGCGCACGCCGCGGCCGAGGCAGCGGCCCCCGACGGCGCGCAGCCCTTCCCGGAGCCCATGGACACGCAGGAGGCGCCGAGAGCCGAGGAGAACCCCGCCCGCTGTGCCCCGCGCCCCGCCAAAGTCAGCCGCAAGCGGCGGAGCAGCAGCCTGAGCGACAGCGGGGACGCTGGACTGGTCCCGAGCAAGAAAGCCCGTCTagaggaggcggcggcggaggAAGGGCTCTCCTCGGAGCTCCGCGATCGCCTGCAGCCGCCTCCGGCACAAGCCGAGGGCGCCTTCCCCAACCTGGCGCGCGTCCTGCAGCGGCGCTTCTCCGGTCTCCTGAACTGCACCCCCGCCGCGCCCCCGACGGCGCCCCCGGCGTGCGAGGCGAAGCCGGCCTGCCGCCCGGCGGACAGCATGCTGAACGTGCTGGTGCGGGCCGTGGTGGCCTTCTGA